The sequence CATTACACAAACTGTAAAGCTCTGAAAAGGAACCCTGCCTTTTATATCAAAACCTCTACACTTCCCATATCTGTCTCCCAGATCCTCAAATTGGGGTTGCAGCTGCAGTCAATCCCAGGTGAACCTATTCTGTCACTCTTTACTTTGTAGGCTAAACAGAAGAGTAGTTTTGGATGTGGTGCTTTGCTTCCTATTTTTGTGATGTGCAGGCTTGGCATAGAATTCCTCTCAGATGGGAATTGGATGAGGGATTTGATGCCTGTTTCAATTTGGGGGTAGGGAAACAGAGTTAGTGTGGATAGTTTTGTAGTTGTACATTAAATGCCCCCTTGAATGATAACTTGGAGATAACTTCCCTTTTGATGATTACTATTCCACTAATAGTTTTATGTGCTGCAGCTGCAGGACATGGGAATGGAGGTCGTTGGAGCTGAAGCAGCACCAGCACAGGTCAAAGTATCTGATGGAGAAGTAAACCTATTCCAAGAGAAGGAAAGTAAAGAAACTGCAAAAGAGCGTGAGGAGGCAGCTGTTTTTGGTTCAGACACAAATGGAGCCACAAATGCTGCTGATCTGGCACCTCCAAAGGACGCAAAGGATGAGTGGCCTGAACCTAAGCAAACTCATGCCTTCTACTTTGTCAAAATCCGCTCATTCGAGGATCCTAAGCTGAGGGCAAAACTCGAGCAGGCTGACAAAGAATTCCAGAAGAAAATCCAAGTTCGTTCCAAAATTATCGAGGCTGTAAGAGCCAAGAAGGTATTGTTCTTACGATGCACTCTGCATCGGCAAGAGGTTCCATGTTCTGTAGTTTGTTTAAATGGATGCATATTCTTTTGATTCCCTACTGTGTTATTGATGGGAGTAGACAACTAGGGAAGCGAACTGCATAAACCATGGTCCATGGTGTGTCTCTTTTTAGAACCTGTACTTTCTCTGCAGGCGGAGCGCTCCAGTATTATCTTGGAGCTGAAGCCATTGACTGCTGAGAACAAACAGTATAATGGCGTTTTCAATGAGAAGTTGAAGGAGATGGAGCCTCTTCGAAGCAGTTTAGGCAAGTTTCGTGATGAAAACAATGCCATGCGGGCACAGAGCGCAGGTTTATGCTCTTCTATCGAAGAGCTTGAGGAAACGGTATGCCTGAACACTTTTCTAACTCAGCTTCCACCCCTACGATGTTTAATTGTATATTTTTTCCCTCCATTGCTCCTCCATAGATCAAGATGTTGAACAATCGCATAGTTCATGAGAGCATATCTTTAGCTGAGGAGAAGCGTCTGGTCAAAGAAATTAAGGATCTTGAAAAAACCAGATCGAAAGTTGTTTCTAATGCTGCTAATCGAGCTAAACTGCAAGACACAGTGATTGAAAAAGAGGCCATACAGGACCAGGTCAAAGTAAGTATATTATGCTGCAACTTCATCTTTTGTTTCTGCATGTATTTCCTGAAGAAATAGAAAGTGCTGACAGTCAACATTCAGATCATTGGGGAGGGCATTGAAGGAATAAAGAAGGAGCGACAAACAGTTAGATCTAAGATTAAGGTCCTGGAGGATGAACTAAAGGCTGTTGATGCTGAGATTGCTTCACTTCAAGAAGATTTAGATGCAGCCACTGCCAGAAAGGACAAGACATATGAATCATTGGTCGAattgagacaagaacgtgatgTGAAAGTAAGTTAGCATATCTTGAAAATCTCTCATACAGAAATTATGTTTGCCCTCATAAAATTGTTCTCTGCCATGCTTGGGCTAAGAAGAGGGAACACCCTATTTCTTGTCTTACCCGATGGTTTAGATTAACTGTGTGTGCCTGTGCAGCATTAGCTGCTTTTTTTTAGTAGTCTTGTTTTGTGGTTTGCGTCCTAGCTAAGGCTGGGTCAGATTAGTGGACCTGCtcttttgttttgcttttcCTCTATCTGTTCTGGGTGTTAGCTTTCTATATAAGTTGGGTCTGCTGTGTTACAGTTATCTTCTCATAAATATGTTTATGTGATGATGCATCATCCCTAAATCCCTGTGCATTGAATCAACTACCTTTCCTTGAGCTTGTAGTTGAATGGATTTTTGATCTATCTCTGTTCTTTCAAATAATTAATTTGATGCATTATATAACATCCACATGTTGGCATTCATACTGCCAGTTGAATTCCATGCATAGTGTTTGTTCATTTAGCAGCACAATGTCATCAGGACCATATTAGGCTGATGGGGATTTGTTCCTGTAGGCCTTTAATGCCTTAGAAGTGGCAATGGGTTAACTTATTGTTTGTTGCATTATCTGAGGTGGCATGACATGTTTTGGGAAACATGTCACTGGATTATGATTATGTGGGGCTGTTCATTGATACTCTGCTGTACTTGATCCAGAACGCCTCCTTCCATCAAAACCGAATGGCTTTGAACAAAGCTAGGGATTATTCTTTGAGGAATATGTTAGCAGAATTACAAGAGCTCCACAAGACTGAGGTGTGCTTCTAAAAATATTAATGTGTTAGCATGGCTTGATCCCCTATTATCCTCACATGTATCTGTACTAAATGTTTGTTGCTCTGATAGGTTGGCAAGTTCATGACCCAATGGTGCGAGAACAAGGTCTTCAGAGAGGATTATGAAAAGAGGGTCCTCTCCTCCCTCAACAGCCGACTACTGAGCCGAGATGGCCGGATGAGGAATCCTGATGAGAAGCCCATATTCATCGAGTCACAGGCGACAGCGCCGCCTGCAGAACATGAGCCCATCCCAGTAAAATTGCCTGCGAAACAGGCAAAGGAAGTGCCTGCTACCCAAGCAGATGAAGCTCCCAGGGTTGAAGCCCATTCAAAAGGACCTGTTAAGTCACTTAAGGCAAAAGCTGCCCTGGATGCTGATGATGAATATGAGGCTGAGCCTCCGAAGGAGAAGCCAAAGCCTAAAGAGGCTGATTTGGCGAGGTTGAAAGAGATAAAGAGACAGGAAGAGATAGAGAAGAACAGGCTTGCTttggaaagaaagaagaagcagGCAGAGAAGCAAGCAGCGAAGGCCGCAGCCCGAGCACAAAAGGACGCTGAGAAGAAGCTtaaggtctctctctctctctctctctctctctctctctctctcgtgtgtgtgtgtgatctGTACTGTAACATGCTAAGAATTGTTTcagaaagaggagaagaaagcTAAGAAGAAGGCCGGAGGAGCTGATACCGATGAGCCCTCTGAATCGGACGCCAAGTCTGAAGAAGCTGCGGAAGCCCAAGCTGAGGACGAAGCAGCTCCAGCTTCCACAATGGTGAAGAAAGAACAGAAGGAGAGCATCCGGTACAGGAACGTGGTGAGCCGGAGCAAGGCCCCACCGCCGAAAGCGATCctgaagaggaagaaagcccAGTCCTACTGGTCATGGGCTGGCCCAGCCGCAGCAGTGGCTGCCGTGCTCCTCGCCCTCCTTGCGGTGCTAGGCTACTACCAGTACTACCTCCCGGGGAGCGCCAGCAACTGATGAGGAAGATGGCCGCGCCCTGAAAAGTGCCTACTGGACCAATTTTGCAGGTGGGAGACATGAAACCGAGTGCGTGGTCAGCCGAGACATGAAAGACTGGGGGTCTTGTTGGTTTTGGTTCTGTTGGTTCATTCTGAGTAGTCGGAGAAGAAAACACAGTTGATTTTGATTGCAACTTCCTAGATCTATGTATACTGCGACACTGATATATCCCGCGTACTTTTGTAGTGAAGCGTATATTGCCGTCTGGAATAATGCCTTTTTCCGCTTTAGGTATCTGAAAACAATGC is a genomic window of Phragmites australis chromosome 17, lpPhrAust1.1, whole genome shotgun sequence containing:
- the LOC133897581 gene encoding proton pump-interactor BIP103-like; protein product: MGMEVVGAEAAPAQVKVSDGEVNLFQEKESKETAKEREEAAVFGSDTNGATNAADLAPPKDAKDEWPEPKQTHAFYFVKIRSFEDPKLRAKLEQADKEFQKKIQVRSKIIEAVRAKKAERSSIILELKPLTAENKQYNGVFNEKLKEMEPLRSSLGKFRDENNAMRAQSAGLCSSIEELEETIKMLNNRIVHESISLAEEKRLVKEIKDLEKTRSKVVSNAANRAKLQDTVIEKEAIQDQVKIIGEGIEGIKKERQTVRSKIKVLEDELKAVDAEIASLQEDLDAATARKDKTYESLVELRQERDVKNASFHQNRMALNKARDYSLRNMLAELQELHKTEVGKFMTQWCENKVFREDYEKRVLSSLNSRLLSRDGRMRNPDEKPIFIESQATAPPAEHEPIPVKLPAKQAKEVPATQADEAPRVEAHSKGPVKSLKAKAALDADDEYEAEPPKEKPKPKEADLARLKEIKRQEEIEKNRLALERKKKQAEKQAAKAAARAQKDAEKKLKKEEKKAKKKAGGADTDEPSESDAKSEEAAEAQAEDEAAPASTMVKKEQKESIRYRNVVSRSKAPPPKAILKRKKAQSYWSWAGPAAAVAAVLLALLAVLGYYQYYLPGSASN